In Candidatus Effluviviaceae Genus V sp., the following are encoded in one genomic region:
- the rpmG gene encoding 50S ribosomal protein L33, giving the protein MRDIVVLACGECKRRNYTYTKNKQKHPDRLEYKKYCRFCGKHTKHKQTR; this is encoded by the coding sequence GTGCGCGACATCGTTGTGTTGGCGTGCGGCGAGTGCAAGCGCCGCAATTACACATACACGAAGAACAAGCAGAAACATCCGGACCGCCTGGAGTACAAGAAGTACTGTCGCTTCTGCGGTAAGCACACGAAGCACAAGCAGACGCGG
- the tuf gene encoding elongation factor Tu (EF-Tu; promotes GTP-dependent binding of aminoacyl-tRNA to the A-site of ribosomes during protein biosynthesis; when the tRNA anticodon matches the mRNA codon, GTP hydrolysis results; the inactive EF-Tu-GDP leaves the ribosome and release of GDP is promoted by elongation factor Ts; many prokaryotes have two copies of the gene encoding EF-Tu), producing the protein LPEGTEMVMPGDNVEMEITLITPIAMEEGLRFAIREGGRTVGAGTITKILE; encoded by the coding sequence GCTTCCCGAGGGCACGGAGATGGTGATGCCGGGCGACAACGTTGAGATGGAGATCACGCTGATCACGCCGATCGCGATGGAGGAGGGTCTCCGGTTCGCGATCCGCGAGGGCGGCCGTACGGTCGGCGCCGGCACCATCACGAAGATCCTGGAGTAG